The Kutzneria kofuensis genome has a window encoding:
- a CDS encoding ABC transporter permease, with product MTSPTLTTPGVRAVARGARRTPPSPLRVLLAVLARDIKVTFTKDFGSFVVQIAAQPLLMLFIFAKVLGALGFTSDGLNDVLVPGTVSYSVFLAAMQAVSLPLVVEFGYTREIEDRLMAPVRTSLIAVEKVAVAAVRGLIAMVLMFPAGELVVGGVELHWSGLPLAVLVGFLGGWAGGAVGLIIGTFLPANKVNIMYALILAPLLFTGCSQYPWPSLARLPWFQVVTALNPMTYSSEGIRAAVVPQVPHLSVLVCLPALVGFCVLLTAIGIRGFRRRAMS from the coding sequence ATGACCTCTCCCACGCTGACCACGCCGGGCGTGCGCGCCGTGGCCCGGGGAGCCCGCCGCACGCCGCCCTCGCCGCTGCGCGTGCTGCTCGCGGTGCTTGCCCGCGACATCAAGGTGACCTTCACCAAGGACTTCGGCTCGTTCGTGGTGCAGATCGCCGCGCAGCCGTTGTTGATGCTGTTCATCTTCGCCAAGGTGCTGGGCGCGCTCGGGTTCACCAGCGACGGCCTCAACGACGTGCTGGTGCCGGGCACGGTGTCGTACTCGGTGTTCCTCGCGGCCATGCAGGCGGTGTCGCTGCCGCTCGTGGTGGAGTTCGGGTACACCCGCGAGATCGAGGACCGGCTGATGGCGCCGGTGCGGACTTCGTTGATCGCCGTGGAGAAGGTGGCGGTCGCGGCCGTGCGCGGCCTGATCGCGATGGTGCTGATGTTCCCGGCCGGGGAGCTCGTGGTGGGCGGCGTCGAGCTGCACTGGTCTGGCCTGCCGCTGGCGGTGCTGGTCGGCTTCCTCGGCGGCTGGGCGGGCGGTGCGGTCGGCCTGATCATCGGCACGTTTCTCCCGGCGAACAAGGTGAACATCATGTACGCGCTGATCCTCGCGCCGCTGCTGTTCACGGGGTGCAGCCAGTACCCGTGGCCGTCCCTGGCGCGGCTGCCGTGGTTCCAGGTGGTCACGGCGCTCAACCCGATGACCTACTCCAGCGAGGGCATCCGGGCGGCGGTGGTGCCCCAGGTGCCGCACCTGTCCGTGCTGGTGTGCCTCCCCGCGCTGGTCGGGTTCTGCGTGCTGCTGACCGCGATCGGCATCCGCGGTTTCCGCCGCCGTGCCATGAGCTGA
- a CDS encoding cytochrome P450 — protein sequence MTDISVPATETGTRPGRLPVTRSCPYDPPEELLARHAVAPVSPLAFPDGRDGWLVTGFDEGRAALADPAIGVSGAHAASPVGPDRPYREPPPAPPGMFILMDPPEHTRYRRLLTGYFTTRRVRALKPRITEIIAERLDAMAAQGAAGDPVDLVRAFALPIPSLVICELLGVPYADLEEFQSKSESLLSLDGEENGAVEQARDDICGYIYQLVLAKRRAPADDLISALVAAAPDDAPLSDTELVSIATLLLIAGHETTASMLSLGALTLLRHPEQRSRLTTDTAAVVEELLRHLTVFHLGLSRVVNRDTTIGGQAVRAGDPVLVSLAAADRDAARFPDPAAFRTDREPTANLAFGHGAHACIGANLARAEIGLALTALFDQFPRLRLAVPESDLVFREQSVVYGVAELPVTW from the coding sequence ATGACTGACATCTCCGTGCCCGCAACGGAAACCGGGACGCGCCCGGGGCGGCTGCCGGTGACCCGGTCCTGCCCGTACGACCCGCCCGAGGAGCTGTTGGCCCGCCATGCCGTCGCGCCCGTCAGCCCGTTGGCATTCCCGGACGGCCGGGACGGATGGCTGGTCACCGGCTTCGACGAGGGCCGCGCGGCGCTGGCCGACCCGGCGATCGGCGTGTCCGGCGCGCATGCCGCGTCCCCGGTCGGACCCGACCGCCCCTACCGCGAGCCGCCGCCCGCACCGCCGGGCATGTTCATCCTCATGGATCCGCCCGAGCACACCCGCTACCGCCGCCTGCTCACCGGCTACTTCACCACCAGACGGGTACGCGCCCTGAAGCCGAGAATCACCGAGATCATCGCCGAGCGGCTCGACGCGATGGCCGCCCAGGGCGCGGCCGGCGACCCGGTGGATCTGGTGCGGGCGTTCGCGCTGCCCATTCCGTCACTGGTGATCTGCGAACTGCTGGGCGTGCCCTACGCCGACCTGGAGGAGTTCCAGTCCAAATCGGAGTCACTGCTGTCGCTGGACGGCGAGGAGAACGGCGCGGTCGAGCAAGCCCGCGACGACATCTGCGGCTACATCTACCAGCTTGTGCTGGCGAAGCGACGGGCGCCGGCCGACGACCTGATCAGCGCGCTGGTCGCGGCGGCACCGGACGACGCGCCGCTCAGCGACACCGAACTGGTCAGCATCGCCACCCTGTTGCTCATCGCCGGTCACGAGACCACGGCGAGCATGCTGTCGCTGGGCGCGCTGACCCTGCTGCGCCATCCCGAGCAGCGCTCGCGGCTGACCACCGACACGGCAGCGGTCGTGGAGGAGCTGCTGCGTCACCTGACCGTGTTCCACCTGGGCCTGAGCCGCGTCGTCAACCGCGACACCACGATCGGCGGCCAGGCCGTGCGCGCCGGGGACCCGGTGCTGGTCTCGCTGGCCGCGGCCGACCGTGACGCCGCCCGCTTCCCCGACCCGGCGGCCTTCCGCACCGACCGGGAGCCCACGGCGAACCTCGCGTTCGGCCACGGTGCGCACGCCTGCATCGGCGCCAACCTCGCGCGAGCCGAGATCGGACTGGCGCTGACCGCGCTGTTCGACCAGTTTCCCCGGCTGCGGCTGGCGGTGCCCGAGTCGGACCTGGTGTTCCGCGAGCAGTCCGTGGTGTACGGCGTGGCCGAGCTGCCGGTCACCTGGTGA
- a CDS encoding NAD(P)H-binding protein — protein sequence MILVIGATGNTGRPLVRLLHGNGVPVRALTRDPAAAGLPDGVEVARGDLDDPASLTSALAGVTDVFLVARVSALVRHTRAVLAAAGPGTRRIVFLSSLSVTADLGDAIGRWNSEAEALIRESGMAWTFLRAGAFMSNALEWADGIRTEGVATTLFGNAPSVPVHPEDIAEVAAVVLAGREHDGVALPVTGSERISPAEQVAVLGEVLGRDLAVREMPPEAVRRAFAWFGSEEEVARTIAVLSSPDVPWASPAPTVADLTGHAPRTFREWAREHASVFT from the coding sequence ATGATCCTGGTAATAGGCGCGACCGGCAACACCGGCCGCCCGCTGGTGCGGCTGCTGCACGGCAACGGCGTGCCCGTGCGTGCGCTGACCCGCGACCCCGCCGCCGCTGGCCTGCCTGACGGCGTGGAGGTGGCACGTGGCGATCTGGACGACCCGGCGTCGCTGACCTCCGCGCTGGCCGGGGTGACCGACGTGTTCCTGGTGGCACGGGTGTCCGCACTGGTCCGGCACACCCGCGCGGTGCTCGCCGCGGCGGGACCCGGGACGCGGCGAATCGTGTTCCTGTCCTCGTTGAGCGTCACCGCCGATCTTGGCGACGCCATCGGCCGGTGGAACAGCGAGGCGGAAGCGCTGATCCGCGAATCCGGTATGGCGTGGACGTTCCTGCGAGCCGGGGCGTTCATGTCGAACGCGCTGGAGTGGGCGGACGGCATTCGCACGGAGGGTGTGGCGACGACGCTGTTCGGGAACGCGCCCTCGGTGCCGGTGCACCCGGAGGACATCGCGGAGGTCGCCGCGGTGGTGCTGGCCGGGCGGGAGCACGACGGGGTCGCGCTGCCGGTGACCGGGTCGGAGCGGATCAGCCCGGCTGAGCAGGTCGCCGTGCTCGGCGAGGTTCTGGGCCGAGATCTCGCGGTGCGCGAGATGCCGCCCGAGGCGGTCCGCCGGGCTTTCGCGTGGTTCGGCAGCGAGGAGGAGGTAGCCCGCACGATCGCGGTCCTCAGCAGCCCGGATGTGCCGTGGGCGTCGCCGGCGCCAACGGTGGCGGACCTGACCGGGCACGCGCCCCGCACATTCCGGGAGTGGGCCCGCGAGCACGCATCCGTCTTCACCTGA
- a CDS encoding class I SAM-dependent methyltransferase translates to MTAVTDGESLDVRDYYRKRYASSTPAQQEWTIATAAPELVNLVNTGRIPRGSRVLEVGCGVGSESVYLASAGFELSAIDISADAVERAKALAECYGLGDRIEWAVGDVLSLPFDTEGYDVVVDRGCFHCLRAAERPTFAAEIGRVLRPKGLYVVRCLSSQRIGAPAPQPTSMFVKTFGVSSQELWETFSPYFACEQLELGSHAPDDESVPCGWLGLWRRLEQNRPA, encoded by the coding sequence ATGACCGCGGTGACCGATGGCGAGTCACTGGACGTGCGGGACTACTACCGCAAGCGCTACGCGAGCAGCACGCCGGCGCAGCAGGAGTGGACGATCGCCACGGCCGCGCCGGAGCTGGTGAACCTGGTCAACACCGGCCGCATCCCGCGCGGTTCCCGCGTGCTGGAGGTCGGCTGCGGGGTCGGTAGCGAATCGGTGTACCTGGCGTCGGCCGGGTTCGAGCTGTCCGCGATCGACATCTCCGCCGACGCGGTGGAGCGGGCCAAGGCGCTGGCCGAATGCTACGGCCTGGGCGACCGGATCGAGTGGGCCGTGGGCGATGTGCTGTCGCTGCCGTTCGACACGGAGGGCTACGACGTGGTCGTCGACCGCGGTTGCTTCCACTGCCTGCGCGCGGCGGAGCGGCCCACGTTCGCCGCGGAGATCGGCCGGGTGCTGCGGCCGAAGGGCCTGTATGTGGTGCGCTGCCTGTCCAGCCAACGCATCGGTGCGCCTGCCCCGCAGCCGACCAGCATGTTCGTGAAGACGTTCGGGGTGTCCAGCCAGGAGTTGTGGGAGACGTTCAGCCCGTACTTCGCCTGTGAGCAGCTCGAACTGGGCTCGCACGCACCCGACGACGAGTCGGTGCCCTGTGGCTGGCTCGGGTTGTGGCGGCGGCTGGAGCAAAACCGTCCCGCTTGA
- a CDS encoding AfsR/SARP family transcriptional regulator has translation MRYEILGSLRIQDETGWMTISARKIETLLAALLIRADQVVSIEQLIAEIWGANAPRRATAALHVYVCQLRKFLARPGRRDSPIVTRSPGYMLQMGRDTLDFQMFDELVGQGRTHARAGRPDQALATFETALKLWRGPALAELRNGPIINGFVTWLDEIHLEAIEMTISCYLTLGRHREVVGWLHTLVAEHPLHEAFYHLLMMALFRSERRADALKVYRGARDTLMRELGLEPGRTLVELQQTILLSDPEPLPVMARPA, from the coding sequence ATGAGGTATGAGATTCTGGGATCACTGCGCATCCAGGACGAAACCGGGTGGATGACGATCAGCGCTCGCAAGATTGAGACGCTGCTCGCCGCACTGCTCATTCGCGCGGATCAAGTGGTTTCCATCGAACAGCTGATCGCGGAGATCTGGGGTGCCAACGCGCCGCGCCGGGCCACCGCGGCACTGCACGTCTACGTCTGTCAGCTGCGGAAATTCCTGGCCAGACCGGGACGCAGAGACAGTCCGATCGTCACTCGCTCGCCCGGCTACATGCTCCAGATGGGGCGGGACACGCTCGATTTCCAGATGTTCGACGAGTTGGTCGGACAGGGCCGGACCCACGCCAGGGCGGGTCGGCCGGACCAGGCGCTGGCCACATTCGAGACGGCGCTGAAACTGTGGCGTGGGCCGGCGCTGGCCGAACTGCGCAACGGCCCGATCATCAACGGATTCGTCACCTGGCTCGACGAGATACATCTCGAGGCGATCGAGATGACGATTTCCTGCTATCTGACGCTCGGCCGGCACCGCGAGGTGGTCGGCTGGTTGCACACGCTCGTCGCGGAACACCCGCTGCACGAGGCGTTCTATCACCTGCTGATGATGGCCCTGTTCCGGTCGGAACGGCGTGCCGACGCGCTCAAGGTGTATCGCGGCGCCCGAGACACGCTGATGCGGGAATTGGGACTCGAGCCGGGCCGAACGCTCGTCGAGTTGCAGCAGACCATTCTTTTGTCCGATCCGGAGCCGCTGCCGGTGATGGCGCGGCCGGCATGA
- a CDS encoding oxidoreductase — MDSGREVWLVTGASVGIGRAIAERALTAGHTVIAVARRKQLLDEVAALAPERVVPLVLDVSDVPAVEKAAAEVLDRVGRIDVLVNNAGRGHLAAAEGTSDEELRKLFDLHVFGPAALVRAVLPLMRARGGGAIVQLSSLGGRMAYAGVSGYCASKFALEGYSEALAGEVAPFGVKVMIVEPGAFRTDASAHALDVVSEVPGYEASVGAVRAKVRSVVGNEPGDPAKAAEAIFTALEAEQPPLRLPLGPDAVAGATMHLTNARTELEKWAHLGRSTNFDPVTAS, encoded by the coding sequence ATGGACTCGGGCCGCGAGGTGTGGCTGGTGACCGGCGCGTCGGTCGGCATCGGCCGCGCCATCGCCGAACGGGCGCTGACCGCCGGGCACACCGTGATCGCCGTGGCGCGCAGGAAGCAGCTGCTGGACGAGGTGGCCGCGCTCGCGCCCGAGCGGGTCGTCCCGCTCGTGCTGGACGTCAGCGACGTGCCGGCGGTGGAGAAGGCCGCCGCCGAGGTGCTCGACCGCGTCGGCCGGATCGACGTGCTGGTCAACAACGCCGGGCGGGGGCACCTGGCCGCCGCCGAGGGCACCAGCGACGAGGAGCTGCGCAAGCTGTTCGACCTGCACGTGTTCGGCCCGGCCGCGCTCGTGCGGGCGGTGCTGCCGCTGATGCGGGCCCGGGGCGGCGGCGCGATCGTGCAGCTGTCCAGCCTCGGCGGTCGGATGGCCTACGCCGGCGTTTCCGGCTACTGCGCCTCGAAGTTCGCCCTTGAGGGCTACTCCGAGGCGTTGGCGGGCGAGGTGGCGCCGTTCGGCGTCAAGGTGATGATCGTCGAGCCCGGCGCGTTCCGCACCGACGCCTCCGCGCACGCGCTCGACGTCGTCTCCGAGGTGCCCGGCTACGAGGCCAGCGTCGGGGCGGTTCGGGCCAAGGTCCGCAGCGTCGTGGGCAACGAGCCCGGCGACCCGGCCAAGGCCGCCGAGGCGATCTTCACCGCGCTCGAGGCCGAGCAGCCGCCCCTACGGCTGCCGCTCGGTCCGGACGCCGTCGCCGGCGCGACCATGCACCTGACCAACGCCAGGACCGAGCTCGAGAAGTGGGCGCACCTGGGCCGGTCGACCAACTTCGACCCGGTCACCGCGTCCTGA
- a CDS encoding MarR family winged helix-turn-helix transcriptional regulator, which translates to MPSDDDTPGHDPEDLRRTSLPQLIALAGHVVNRQWHRITQQHGVSAAGANALLMLKDGPAVHREVAHRCWLHPSTMTGIVDTLVRDALVTRTRSETDRRQVLLALTPRGSALVRDLGLEIEKRFAAVENAVDERAEVVREFLIDTILTDATSEGTR; encoded by the coding sequence GTGCCTTCCGATGACGACACTCCCGGCCACGATCCCGAGGACCTGCGCCGCACCTCCCTGCCGCAGCTCATCGCGCTTGCCGGGCACGTGGTGAACCGCCAGTGGCACCGCATCACCCAGCAGCACGGCGTGTCCGCCGCCGGCGCGAACGCGCTGCTCATGCTCAAGGACGGCCCGGCCGTGCATCGCGAGGTCGCCCACCGCTGCTGGCTGCACCCCTCGACCATGACCGGCATCGTGGACACCCTGGTCCGCGATGCCCTGGTGACCCGCACGCGTTCCGAGACCGACCGCCGGCAGGTCCTGCTCGCGCTGACCCCGCGCGGGTCGGCGCTGGTGCGGGACCTCGGCCTGGAGATCGAGAAGCGGTTCGCCGCCGTGGAGAACGCGGTTGACGAACGGGCCGAGGTGGTCCGCGAGTTCCTGATCGACACCATCCTGACCGACGCCACGAGTGAGGGCACCCGGTGA
- a CDS encoding cytochrome P450: MTTPSGDTAMLAVRYEDVEAIMRDPRFTRDLSAPGSPSLFPGDSLSADRSFLVNMDGPDHRRLRRIVAAAFTPKRAEQWRPEIRAIVDELLDPIEQAGPPADLINDLAFPLPVRIICRQLGVPAQDSVRFRAWVEAFLSVSGKSPEQRDLAMKEFTEYTVELLARHRAEPGDDLVDHLINARDADDRLSEDELVSMTRGLIVAGNETIANALSRVVLVLLMRPQIWRTLVDDPSLIPAAVEELLRVNPPGRIGLLRMATEDVEIPSGVIRKGQGVLSPLIAAGHDPSVFPDPEEFRLDRPGNSLVFGAGPHFCLGANLARVELQESLAALTERMPGLRLTVPPEELPWSTGLWAVSLRGLPVTW, encoded by the coding sequence GTGACGACGCCCAGCGGCGACACCGCGATGCTGGCGGTGCGCTACGAGGACGTCGAGGCGATCATGCGCGACCCGCGGTTCACCCGGGACCTGTCCGCGCCCGGCTCGCCGTCGCTGTTCCCCGGTGACAGCCTCTCCGCCGACCGCAGCTTCCTGGTCAACATGGACGGCCCCGACCACCGGCGGCTGCGCCGGATCGTGGCGGCCGCGTTCACCCCGAAGCGGGCCGAGCAGTGGCGGCCGGAGATCCGCGCCATCGTCGACGAGCTGCTCGACCCGATCGAGCAGGCCGGACCGCCGGCGGACCTGATCAACGACCTGGCCTTCCCGTTGCCGGTGCGGATCATCTGCCGCCAGCTCGGCGTGCCGGCGCAGGACAGCGTGCGCTTCCGCGCCTGGGTGGAGGCGTTCCTTTCGGTGTCGGGCAAGTCCCCCGAGCAGCGGGACCTGGCCATGAAGGAGTTCACCGAGTACACGGTGGAGCTGCTGGCCCGCCACCGCGCCGAGCCCGGCGACGACCTGGTGGACCACCTGATCAACGCGCGCGACGCCGACGACCGGCTCAGCGAGGACGAGTTGGTGTCGATGACCCGCGGCCTGATCGTCGCCGGCAACGAGACCATCGCCAACGCGCTCAGCCGGGTGGTGCTGGTGCTGCTGATGCGCCCGCAGATCTGGCGCACGCTGGTCGACGACCCGTCGCTGATCCCGGCCGCCGTCGAGGAGCTGCTGCGGGTCAACCCGCCCGGCCGGATCGGCCTGCTGCGGATGGCCACCGAGGACGTGGAGATCCCCTCGGGTGTCATCCGCAAGGGCCAGGGCGTGCTGTCGCCGCTGATCGCCGCCGGGCACGACCCGTCGGTGTTCCCCGACCCGGAGGAGTTCCGGCTGGACCGGCCGGGCAACTCGCTGGTGTTCGGGGCGGGCCCGCACTTCTGCCTCGGCGCGAACCTGGCCCGGGTCGAGCTTCAGGAATCGCTGGCCGCCCTGACCGAGCGGATGCCCGGGCTGCGCCTGACCGTGCCGCCCGAGGAGCTTCCCTGGTCCACCGGCCTCTGGGCGGTCAGCCTGCGGGGCCTGCCGGTCACGTGGTAG
- a CDS encoding response regulator transcription factor: protein MTTTLGRSHEDRSAVVADHKPIFRRGLRSLVEQCGITVAAEVSTMDDLHREVHLQDPALVIVNAKMLGKASGREVGRLRSSRRTCGDHRLLLTIYEDLAHAQQMLKAGSHGCVHNSADAEELKCAISTIFAGGYYLDARLGVRVLANDTPESRYKLTPRELKVLALISKGLTNKQIAETLHVSLRTVESHRACLKKKTGLRDRSELSGFAREHYPTMLSTDSQFSHA from the coding sequence ATGACGACAACACTTGGCCGTTCCCATGAAGACCGTTCGGCGGTGGTGGCCGACCACAAGCCCATTTTCAGGCGCGGCCTGCGTAGCCTCGTCGAGCAATGCGGCATCACCGTGGCCGCCGAGGTGTCGACGATGGACGATCTACACCGTGAGGTGCATCTACAGGATCCCGCGTTGGTCATCGTGAACGCGAAGATGCTGGGCAAGGCTTCCGGGCGCGAGGTGGGGAGGTTGCGCAGCAGCCGCCGCACCTGTGGCGACCACCGGTTGCTGCTGACCATCTACGAGGACCTGGCCCACGCCCAACAGATGCTCAAGGCCGGCTCGCACGGCTGCGTCCACAACAGCGCCGACGCCGAGGAGCTCAAGTGCGCCATCAGCACCATCTTCGCGGGCGGTTACTACCTGGACGCACGGCTCGGCGTCCGCGTCCTGGCGAACGACACCCCCGAATCGCGCTACAAACTCACTCCCCGTGAGCTGAAGGTACTGGCGCTCATCTCCAAAGGTCTTACGAACAAACAGATCGCAGAAACGTTGCACGTCAGTCTGCGCACCGTCGAAAGTCACCGCGCCTGTCTGAAGAAGAAAACCGGGCTGCGCGACCGCAGCGAGCTGAGCGGGTTCGCCCGCGAGCACTATCCGACGATGCTGTCCACCGATTCGCAGTTCTCCCACGCCTGA
- a CDS encoding ABC transporter ATP-binding protein has protein sequence MTTTPTRLDATPAAVSVRDLVKKYPRRPVPAVDGLSLEVRPGEVFGFLGPNGAGKSTTIGVLTTRVTPDSGTAVVAGVDVADDPVTARARIGVVPQRNNLDRSLSTMDNLVCHATYHGWSRRDSRRRAAELLEEFGLADRARDRVDVFSGGQVQRLMIARALMHEPEVLFLDEPSTGLDPQARLFVWERVRALRERGVTVVLTTHDMDEAAELSDRIAVVDHGKLLALDDTDGLIRRYADHRTLAVSAEPAPGDTKPDLGAALAAVDGVAKVDDTTADSADASDHKVRVRLHLATGEDPARLLQRVMGVLTARGAALDDVHASETTLEDVFINLTGRGLR, from the coding sequence GTGACCACGACCCCGACCCGACTTGACGCGACGCCGGCCGCCGTGAGCGTGCGCGACCTGGTCAAGAAGTACCCCCGGCGGCCCGTTCCGGCCGTCGACGGCCTGAGCCTGGAGGTCCGCCCGGGCGAGGTGTTCGGCTTCCTCGGCCCCAACGGCGCGGGCAAGTCGACCACCATCGGCGTGCTCACCACCCGCGTCACGCCCGACTCCGGCACTGCCGTGGTGGCGGGCGTCGACGTCGCGGACGACCCGGTGACCGCCCGTGCCCGCATCGGCGTGGTGCCGCAGCGCAACAACCTGGATCGTTCACTGTCTACTATGGACAACCTGGTCTGCCATGCGACCTACCACGGCTGGAGCCGCCGCGACTCCCGGCGCCGTGCCGCGGAGCTGCTGGAGGAGTTCGGCCTGGCCGACCGCGCGCGCGACCGCGTGGACGTGTTCTCCGGTGGCCAGGTGCAGCGGCTGATGATCGCGCGCGCCTTGATGCACGAACCCGAGGTGCTGTTCCTCGACGAGCCGTCGACCGGCCTGGACCCGCAGGCGCGGCTGTTCGTCTGGGAGCGTGTGCGGGCGCTGCGAGAGCGCGGCGTCACCGTGGTACTGACCACGCACGACATGGACGAGGCCGCTGAGCTCTCGGACCGGATCGCCGTGGTGGACCACGGAAAGCTGCTCGCCCTGGACGACACCGATGGCCTCATCCGCCGTTACGCCGACCACCGCACGCTCGCCGTGTCGGCCGAGCCCGCGCCCGGTGACACCAAGCCGGACCTGGGGGCCGCTCTGGCGGCCGTGGACGGCGTGGCGAAGGTGGACGACACCACGGCCGATTCCGCCGACGCGAGCGACCACAAGGTCCGGGTGCGACTGCACCTGGCCACCGGCGAGGACCCCGCCCGGCTCCTTCAGCGCGTCATGGGTGTGCTCACGGCGCGCGGCGCCGCCCTCGACGACGTCCACGCGAGCGAGACCACCCTCGAAGACGTGTTCATCAACCTGACTGGACGGGGACTGCGATGA
- a CDS encoding TetR/AcrR family transcriptional regulator has protein sequence MALSGKVAAGRPKRADARRNYDQLLAAAREVFAEHGTDAALDDIAKRAGVGAGTLYRHFPTRDDLLEAVFRDRVEELTVRAEELLDAESPVDALAAWLRAVVVHSTTYRGLAATVMATKLDGGSELTSTCHGAMYAAGAALLDRARRAGQVRPEVSVSDVLKLVNAVAWATEQANDGPDQIGRLMHVVMTGVRTATPALATT, from the coding sequence ATGGCACTGTCCGGCAAGGTGGCGGCCGGTCGGCCGAAGCGGGCCGACGCCCGCCGCAACTACGACCAGCTGCTCGCCGCGGCCCGCGAGGTGTTCGCCGAGCACGGCACCGACGCGGCCCTCGACGACATCGCCAAGCGGGCCGGCGTGGGCGCGGGCACCCTCTACCGCCACTTCCCGACCCGCGACGACCTGCTCGAGGCCGTCTTCCGCGACCGCGTCGAGGAACTGACCGTGCGGGCCGAGGAACTGCTCGACGCCGAGTCGCCGGTGGACGCGCTCGCCGCGTGGCTGCGCGCCGTGGTCGTGCACTCCACGACCTACCGCGGCTTGGCGGCCACGGTGATGGCCACCAAGCTCGACGGCGGTTCAGAGTTGACCTCGACCTGCCACGGCGCCATGTACGCCGCGGGTGCGGCGCTGCTGGACCGGGCCAGGCGAGCGGGTCAGGTGCGCCCCGAGGTCAGCGTCTCGGACGTGCTCAAGCTGGTCAATGCGGTCGCGTGGGCCACCGAGCAGGCCAACGACGGGCCGGACCAGATCGGCCGGCTGATGCACGTGGTGATGACCGGCGTGCGCACAGCCACGCCGGCCCTGGCTACCACGTGA
- a CDS encoding MFS transporter, with product MTTSATSGSGVTRTPATEPRGEHLGVALAIIVACQLMVTLDGTVMNVALPDIHSGLGFSSTGLSWVINAYTLAFGGLMLLGGRAGDILGRRRVFIAGVIVFTVASLLGGFAQTAWWLVAARALQGLGAALAAPGTLALIASNFKAGPERNRALGVFATMSGLGLAIGLILGGVLTAWLSWRAVLFINVPIGIAIVALAPRYVAEPDRHPGRFDTVGALTSTIGMTALVYGFISAASDGWTAPATIVAFVVGLVVLGAFVANEARAKQPVMPLHLLKARNRGSAYLDTLLLVAAIFSILFFLIQYLQGVLGYSALLAGVAFLPMAAVQFTSAKMAPKLLPRFGPKVLMITGGALITLGMLWLTRLSADSGYAVGVLGPMILVGAGTGFSFMPLNMTIVSGLPPQDAGAASGLLQAMQQIGGSLGLAILVTVFGTETRSAAQHAQPREALAQGIAGSFLVAAVFAACALAISVFLIQGKRTKQA from the coding sequence ATGACGACTTCTGCGACTTCCGGGTCGGGGGTGACCCGCACGCCCGCAACGGAGCCGCGGGGCGAGCACCTCGGCGTCGCACTCGCGATCATCGTCGCCTGTCAGCTGATGGTGACGCTGGACGGCACCGTCATGAACGTGGCGCTGCCCGACATCCACTCCGGGCTCGGGTTCTCCAGCACCGGCCTGTCCTGGGTGATCAACGCCTACACGCTGGCCTTCGGCGGCCTGATGCTGCTGGGCGGCCGGGCCGGCGACATCCTCGGCCGGCGCCGGGTGTTCATCGCGGGCGTCATCGTGTTCACGGTCGCGTCGCTGCTCGGCGGCTTCGCCCAGACGGCGTGGTGGCTGGTCGCCGCCCGCGCGCTGCAGGGCCTCGGCGCCGCGCTGGCCGCGCCGGGCACGCTCGCGCTGATCGCCAGCAACTTCAAGGCCGGCCCGGAGCGCAACCGCGCGCTGGGCGTGTTCGCCACGATGTCGGGCCTCGGCCTGGCCATCGGCCTGATCCTCGGCGGCGTGCTCACCGCCTGGCTGTCCTGGCGGGCCGTGCTGTTCATCAACGTGCCCATCGGCATCGCCATCGTCGCGCTCGCCCCGCGGTACGTCGCGGAGCCCGACCGCCACCCCGGCCGGTTCGACACCGTCGGCGCGCTCACCTCGACGATCGGCATGACCGCCCTGGTCTACGGCTTCATCTCGGCGGCGTCCGACGGCTGGACGGCGCCGGCCACGATCGTGGCGTTCGTCGTCGGCCTCGTGGTGCTCGGCGCGTTCGTGGCCAACGAGGCGCGGGCCAAGCAGCCGGTCATGCCGCTGCACCTGCTGAAGGCCCGCAACCGCGGCAGCGCCTACCTGGACACCCTGCTGCTGGTCGCGGCGATCTTCAGCATCCTGTTCTTCCTCATCCAGTACCTGCAGGGCGTGCTCGGCTACAGCGCGCTGCTGGCCGGCGTCGCGTTCCTGCCGATGGCCGCCGTGCAGTTCACCTCGGCCAAGATGGCGCCGAAGCTGCTGCCCAGGTTCGGCCCGAAGGTGCTGATGATCACCGGCGGCGCGCTGATCACGCTGGGCATGCTGTGGCTGACCCGGCTGTCGGCCGACTCCGGCTACGCGGTCGGCGTGCTCGGCCCGATGATCCTCGTCGGCGCCGGCACCGGGTTCAGCTTCATGCCGCTGAACATGACCATCGTGTCCGGCCTGCCGCCGCAGGACGCCGGCGCCGCTTCCGGGCTGCTGCAGGCGATGCAGCAGATCGGCGGCTCGCTGGGTCTGGCCATCCTCGTCACCGTCTTCGGCACGGAGACCAGGAGCGCGGCCCAGCACGCGCAGCCGCGGGAGGCGCTGGCCCAGGGCATCGCCGGATCGTTCCTGGTGGCCGCCGTCTTCGCCGCCTGCGCGTTGGCCATCTCGGTTTTCCTCATCCAGGGAAAGCGGACAAAGCAGGCGTAA